A single Zootoca vivipara chromosome 1, rZooViv1.1, whole genome shotgun sequence DNA region contains:
- the LOC118090030 gene encoding olfactory receptor 5AR1-like gives MDGDNCTIVNEFILVGLTDRAELQITLFIVFLLIYIITVLGNAGIIVIVRTCSQLQTPMYFFLSNLSFLDLCYSCVVTPKMLVSFISRRKTISYSSCFTQLYFYIALATAECYLLAAMAYDRYVAICNPLLYTVIMSQRLCVLLVFASFVAGFLNATVQVGFSLTVSFGDSKVINHFFCDGPPLMKLACSDTTLNQILVFTVVGFNEVTTTSIVLISYTCIFTTILRIRSNDSKHKAFSTCTSHLTAVSLFYGTLLFMYLRPSSSYSLEQDKIIAVVYTVLIPFVNPLIYSLRNKDVKDALVKGMERLGISR, from the coding sequence ATGGATGGGGACAACTGCACTATAGTGAACGAGTTCATTCTTGTGGGACTCACAGATCGAGCTGAACTGCAGATCACCCTCTTCATAGTCTTCTTGCTGATCTACATTATCACAGTATTGGGGAATGCTGGGATCATTGTAATCGTGAGGACTTGCTCTCAGCTTCAGACGCCAATGTATTTCTTCCTTAGCAACTTATCCTTCCTGGATCTGTGCTATTCCTGTGTCGTAACACCCAAGATGCTAGTGAGCTTCATATCACGTAGAAAAACCATCTCCTATTCTAGCTGTTTCACTcagttgtatttttatattgctttgGCAACAGCAGAATGTTACCTCTTGGCAGCCATGGCATACGATCGCTATGTGGCCATCTGTAACCCACTGCTGTACACAGTCATCATGTCTCAAAGACTATGTGTTTTGCTGGTGTTTGCTTCTTTCGTGGCTGGCTTCCTAAATGCAACAGTACAGGTAGGTTTTTCCTTAACAGTGTCCTTTGGTGATTCTAAGGTCATTAACCATTTCTTTTGCGATGGGCCACCATTGATGAAGTTGGCCTGCTCTGATACCACTCTCAACCAAATCCTTGTTTTTACTGTTGTTGGATTCAATGAAGTTACCACCACGTCCATAGTCCTCATCTCTTACACCTGCATCTTCACTACCATCCTCAGAATACGCTCCAATGACAGCAAGCACAAAGCTTTCTCCACTTGTACTTCTCATCTAACTGCCGTCAGTTTGTTCTATGGGACCCTCCTTTTTATGTACTTGAGACCCAGTTCCAGCTACTCTTTAGAGCAGGATAAAATAATTGCAGTGGTCTACACAGTGTTGATCCCATTCGTGAATCCCCTGATCTATAGCCTCAGGAACAAAGATGTGAAGGATGCCTTGGTTAAAGGAATGGAGAGACTCGGGATTTCAAGATaa
- the LOC118090023 gene encoding olfactory receptor 5T7-like, with translation MKEKNFTVIINEFVFVGLTNNLTLQIVLFLVFLAIYIATLVGNLGLFVLIRACPKLHTPMYFFLSNLSLLDACFSSVVAPKTFLNLLADKKTISLTGCALQMYFVIGLGSTECFLLAAMAYDRYVAICKPLMYPVLMSPRICTLLVVGSYALGLLHSLLHTVFTFRLSFCRSNEINHVYCDITALLSLSCSDTYINERLIFFEAGLVEGTTIVSVIVSYVYILINIVRISSRAGRLKAFSTCTSHLTAVTIFHGAILILHFRPNSGRGSFLQDVTDKTLAVFYTIVIPLLNPLIYSLRNKDVKDALGGIQRKVCNQMNS, from the coding sequence ATGAAAGAGAAAAACTTCACTGTAATCATCAATGAGTTTGTATTTGTAGGGTTAACAAACAATCTCACACTACAGATTGTCCTCTTCCTAGTCTTCCTTGCTATTTATATTGCTACTTTGGTGGGAAATCTAGGACTGTTTGTGTTAATAAGAGCCTGTCCCAAGCTCCACACTCCAATGTACTTCTTTCTCAGCAACCTCTCTCTCCTCGATGCATGCTTCTCCTCTGTGGTTGCCCCTAAGACTTTTCTGAATCTCTTAGCAGATAAAAAGACCATTTCCCTCACTGGGTGTGCATTGCAAATGTACTTTGTGATAGGCCTGGGGAGCACAGAGTGCTTTCTCCTGGCTGCAATGGCATATGATCGCTATGTGGCTATCTGCAAACCCTTGATGTACCCAGTCCTCATGTCTCCTAGAATCTGTACACTTCTGGTGGTGGGGTCCTATGCCCTTGGGCTTCTGCACTCTCTTCTCCACACAGTCTTCACCTTCAGGCTGTCGTTCTGTCGATCTAACGAAATCAACCATGTATATTGTGACATCACTGCACTTTTATCGCTTTCCTGTTCGGATACTTACATCAACGAACGGCTGATTTTCTTTGAGGCTGGGCTTGTAGAAGGAACCACCATCGTGAGTGTCATCGTCTCTTATGTGTACATTCTCATCAACATTGTGAGGATCAGCTCAAGGGCAGGTAGACTCAAGGCGTTCTCCACTTGCACCTCGCACCTCACTGCAGTTACCATCTTCCACGGGGCAATTCTTATCTTGCATTTCCGACCAAACTCTGGCAGAGGATCGTTTCTTCAAGATGTCACGGACAAAACCCTTGCTGTGTTCTACACAATTGTCATCCCCTTACTGAATCCCTTGATATACAGCCTGAGAAACAAGGACGTTAAGGATGCCTTAGGAGGCATTCAGAGGAAGGTATGTAACCAAATGAATAGCTAG
- the LOC132591709 gene encoding olfactory receptor 5G9-like: MSEENSTTVVSEFAFVGLTNNPTLRTSLFLVFLVIYMITLVENLGMIVLIRASPRLHTPMYFFLSSLSFLDVCFSSVFAPEALVNFLAEKRSISFIGCALQMYFFVGLGSAECFLLAAMAYDRYVAICKPLMYPVLMSPRVCILLVLGSYALGLLHSLLHTVFTFRLSFCRSNVINNFFCDITALLSISCSDIHLNELLIFYVAGLVEITTILSVVVSYTYILTNIVVRISSVAGRLKAFSTCTSHLIVVTIFHGAILILHFRPTSSDGSLVQGVFDKTLTVFYTIVIPLLNPLIYSLRNKEVKDALGGFQRKVCDKMFCS, translated from the coding sequence ATGTCTGAAGAAAACTCCACAACAGTGGTCAGTGAGTTTGCCTTTGTAGGATTAACAAACAATCCTACACTACGAACTAGTCTCTTTTTGGTGTTCCTGGTTATTTATATGATCACCTTGGTTGAAAATCTAGGAATGATTGTCTTAATAAGGGCCAGTCCCCGGCTCCACACTCCAATGTACTTCTTTCTCAGCAGCCTGTCTTTCCTGGATGTATGCTTCTCTTCTGTGTTTGCTCCAGAGGCATTGGTGAACTTCCTAGCAGAGAAAAGGTCCATTTCCTTTATTGGGTGTGCATTACAAATGTACTTTTTTGTAGGTCTGGGGAGTGCTGAGTGCTTTCTCTTGGCTGCAATGGCATATGATCGCTACGTGGCTATCTGCAAACCCTTGATGTACCCAGTCCTCATGTCTCCTAGAGTCTGCATTCTTCTGGTGTTGGGGTCTTATGCTCTTGGGCTTTTGCACTCTCTCCTTCACACAGTCTTTACCTTCAGGCTGTCATTCTGCAGGTCTAACGTGATCAATAACTTTTTCTGTGACATCACtgcacttttgtccatttcctgTTCAGATATCCACCTCAATGAACTCCTGATTTTCTATGTGGCTGGTCTTGTAGAAATAACCACCATCCTGAGTGTTGTAGTTTCTTATACATATATTCTCACCAACATTGTGGTGAGGATCAGTTCGGTCGCAGGCAGGCTGAAAGCCTTCTCCACTTGCACCTCGCACCTCATCGTGGTTACCATTTTCCACGGGGCAATTCTCATCCTGCACTTCCGACCAACCTCTAGCGATGGATCTTTGGTTCAAGGCGTCTTTGACAAAACACTGACCGTGTTCTATACGATTGTCATCCCTTTGCTCAACCCTTTGATTTATAGCCTCAGAAACAAGGAGGTAAAGGATGCTTTGGGAGGCTTTCAGCGGAAGGTGTGTGACAAAATGTTTTGTTCATGA
- the LOC118097665 gene encoding olfactory receptor 5AR1-like, whose translation MDGDNCTMVDEFILAGFTDRSKLQITLFIVFLLIYIITVMGNIGIIVIVRTCSQLQTPMYFFLSNLSFLDLCYSSVVTPKMLVSLFSHRKAISYSGCFTQLFFYIIGATTECYLLAAMAYDRYVAICNPLLYTVIMSQRLCILLVFASYVAGFINALVNTGFTLTVSFGDSNVVNHFFCDWPPLIQLACSDTSLNQILVFAIAGFNEVTTTLVVLISYTCIFSTILRIRSNDSKRKAFSTCTSHLTTVSLFYGTLLFMYLRPSSSYSMGQDKIIAAVYTVLIPLVNPLIYSLRNKVVKEAFMKGMGKLRITLAIIC comes from the coding sequence ATGGATGGGGACAATTGCACTATGGTGGATGAGTTCATTCTTGCAGGATTCACAGATCGATCCAAGCTGCAGATCACCCTCTTCATAGTCTTCTTGCTGATCTACATTATCACTGTGATGGGGAATATTGGGATCATTGTAATCGTGAGGACTTGCTCTCAGCTTCAGACGCCAATGTATTTCTTCCTTAGCAACTTATCCTTCCTGGACCTGTGCTATTCGTCTGTTGTAACACCCAAGATGCTAGTGAGTCTTTTTTCTCATAGAAAAGCCATCTCCTACTCTGGCTGTTTCACccagttgtttttttatattattggtgcaacaacagaatgttaCCTCTTGGCTGCCATGGCATACGATCGCTATGTCGCCATCTGTAACCCACTGCTCTACACAGTCATTATGTCTCAAAGGCTATGTATTTTGTTGGTTTTTGCTTCTTATGTAGCTGGGTTTATAAATGCACTAGTAAATACAGGATTTACCTTAACAGTGTCCTTTGGTGACTCTAATGTCGTCAACCATTTCTTCTGTGATTGGCCACCATTGATTCAGTTGGCCTGCTCTGATACCAGTCTCAACCAAATCCTTGTTTTTGCTATTGCTGGATTTAATGAGGTTACCACCACATTGGTAGTTCTCATCTCTTACACCTGCATCTTCTCTACCATCCTCAGAATACGCTCCAATGACAGTAAGCGCAAAGCTTTCTCCACCTGTACATCTCATCTGACCACTGTCAGTCTGTTTTACGGGACCCTCCTCTTTATGTACTTGCGACCCAGCTCCAGCTACTCTATGGGACAGGATAAAATAATTGCTGCAGTCTACACAGTGTTGATCCCTTTGGTGAATCCCCTGATCTATAGTCTCAGAAACAAGGTTGTGAAAGAAGCTTTCATGAAAGGAATGGGGAAGCTGAGGATTACTTTAGCAATCATCTGCTAG
- the LOC118090009 gene encoding olfactory receptor 5AP2-like isoform X2, producing the protein MIFLIRNDSQLHTPMYFFLGHLAFVDLCYSSTITPKMLVDLLSERKSIGVSGCATQMFLFVVFGITECLLLAGMAYDRYVAICNPLLYSVIMSEERCAWLVACPYGAGLFHSVTHTTFTFTLSFCGSNKINHFFCDIPPLLQLSCSDTHIYEMVIFALVSVNCVTTTMTIGVSYTCILVTVLKIRSTEGRHKTFSTCTSHLMVVILFYGTIFFMYLRPSSAYSLDQDKVASVFYTVMVPMLNPLIYALRNKEVKCALQRAIERTLSL; encoded by the coding sequence ATGATCTTTCTGATAAGGAATGACTCACAGCTTCACactcccatgtatttcttcctcgGCCACTTGGCTTTTGTGGATCTCTGTTATTCTTCCACCATCACTCCCAAAATGTTGGTGGATCTCTTGTCAGAGAGAAAGAGCATTGGGGTTTCAGGTTGTGCAACCCAGATGTTTCTGTTTGTTGTATTTGGGATTACTGAATGCCTCCTGCTAGCTGGAATGGCCTATGACCGTTATGTGGCAATCTGCAACCCCTTGCTCTATTCAGTTATTATGTCCGAGGAAAGGTGTGCCTGGCTCGTTGCTTGTCCATATGGAGCTGGACTGTTTCATTCAGTTACCCACACCACATTCACTTTTACTTTATCCTTCTGCggatcaaataaaataaatcatttctTCTGTGATATTCCTCCACTTCTCCAGCTTTCTTGCTCTGATACCCACATATACGAGATGGTGATCTTTGCTTTGGTTAGTGTAAACTGTGTGACCACCACAATGACCATTGGCGTTTCCTATACTTGCATACTGGTTACGGTTTTGAAGATACGCTCCACAGAGGGCAGACACAAAACCTTTTCCACCTGCACCTCCCACTTGATGGTTGTTATACTGTTCTATGGGACAATTTTCTTCATGTATCTCCGACCCAGCTCTGCATACAGCCTGGATCAAGACAAGGTCGCCTCCGTGTTCTACACAGTGATGGTCCCTATGCTGAACCCCTTGATCTATGCCCTGAGGAACAAGGAGGTTAAATGTGCCCTTCAACGAGCGATTGAGAGGACGTTATCACTGTGA
- the LOC118090009 gene encoding olfactory receptor 5AP2-like isoform X1, with amino-acid sequence MSLENHTTITEFIFLGVTSRTDLQLPLFILFLIVYVATVVENLGMIFLIRNDSQLHTPMYFFLGHLAFVDLCYSSTITPKMLVDLLSERKSIGVSGCATQMFLFVVFGITECLLLAGMAYDRYVAICNPLLYSVIMSEERCAWLVACPYGAGLFHSVTHTTFTFTLSFCGSNKINHFFCDIPPLLQLSCSDTHIYEMVIFALVSVNCVTTTMTIGVSYTCILVTVLKIRSTEGRHKTFSTCTSHLMVVILFYGTIFFMYLRPSSAYSLDQDKVASVFYTVMVPMLNPLIYALRNKEVKCALQRAIERTLSL; translated from the coding sequence ATGTCTCTGGAGAATCACACCACAATCACTGAATTCATTTTTCTAGGAGTCACAAGCCGAACAGACTTGCAATTGCCCCTCTTTATCCTGTTCCTTATTGTCTACGTTGCCACCGTAGTGGAAAATCTGGGCATGATCTTTCTGATAAGGAATGACTCACAGCTTCACactcccatgtatttcttcctcgGCCACTTGGCTTTTGTGGATCTCTGTTATTCTTCCACCATCACTCCCAAAATGTTGGTGGATCTCTTGTCAGAGAGAAAGAGCATTGGGGTTTCAGGTTGTGCAACCCAGATGTTTCTGTTTGTTGTATTTGGGATTACTGAATGCCTCCTGCTAGCTGGAATGGCCTATGACCGTTATGTGGCAATCTGCAACCCCTTGCTCTATTCAGTTATTATGTCCGAGGAAAGGTGTGCCTGGCTCGTTGCTTGTCCATATGGAGCTGGACTGTTTCATTCAGTTACCCACACCACATTCACTTTTACTTTATCCTTCTGCggatcaaataaaataaatcatttctTCTGTGATATTCCTCCACTTCTCCAGCTTTCTTGCTCTGATACCCACATATACGAGATGGTGATCTTTGCTTTGGTTAGTGTAAACTGTGTGACCACCACAATGACCATTGGCGTTTCCTATACTTGCATACTGGTTACGGTTTTGAAGATACGCTCCACAGAGGGCAGACACAAAACCTTTTCCACCTGCACCTCCCACTTGATGGTTGTTATACTGTTCTATGGGACAATTTTCTTCATGTATCTCCGACCCAGCTCTGCATACAGCCTGGATCAAGACAAGGTCGCCTCCGTGTTCTACACAGTGATGGTCCCTATGCTGAACCCCTTGATCTATGCCCTGAGGAACAAGGAGGTTAAATGTGCCCTTCAACGAGCGATTGAGAGGACGTTATCACTGTGA